A single window of Eucalyptus grandis isolate ANBG69807.140 chromosome 1, ASM1654582v1, whole genome shotgun sequence DNA harbors:
- the LOC104439122 gene encoding alpha carbonic anhydrase 7, with amino-acid sequence MKKQSKNILCSSFTLFFLLALRSVAASSMPGEVEDEREFDYIVKSKKGPRHWGELRKEWEACKKGEMQSPIDLSSRRVKVIPKLREIKRSYKPSKAILKNRGHDISLQWDLGSAGSIKINGTRHFLQQFHWHSPSEHTINGRRYELELHMVHVSTDPDVKHKIAVVGLLYKTGQPNAFLSKLMGNVRSMVDKKGERKMGAIDPREIKMGGKSYLRYMGSLTVPPCTEGVIWTINKKIGTVSKDQIKLLREAVHDYAEKNSRPVQPLNRREIHLYQPNEEATPN; translated from the exons ATgaagaagcaaagcaaaaacatcctctgttcttcttttaccctcttctttcttcttgcacTGAGGAGCGTGGCAGCATCATCCATGCCCGGAGAAGTTG aggatgagagagagttCGATTACATAGTCAAGAGCAAGAAGGGGCCAAGGCACTGGGGAGAGCTGAGGAAAGAATGGGAAGCGTGCAAGAAAGGTGAAATGCAGTCGCCAATCGACCTGTCGAGCCGGAGAGTGAAGGTGATTCCCAAGCTGAGGGAGATAAAGAGGAGCTACAAGCCCAGCAAAGCGATCCTTAAGAACAGAGGCCACGACATTTCT CTTCAATGGGACCTGGGCAGTGCTGGATCAATTAAAATTAATGGCACTCGACATTTTCTACAACAATTTCACTGGCATTCCCCTTCCGAGCACACCATCAACGGCAGaag GTATGAATTAGAACTCCACATGGTTCATGTAAGCACAGATCCGGACGTTAAACACAAGATTGCTGTAGTTGGACTCCTTTACAAGACTGGCCAACCAAATGCTTTCCTTTCCAAG TTAATGGGGAATGTACGGTCCATGGTTGATAAAAAGGGTGAGAGAAAGATGGGCGCGATTGATCCAAGAGAGATCAAGATGGGTGGCAAGAGTTACTTGAGATATATGGGCTCCCTCACTGTCCCTCCTTGCACGGAAGGTGTCATTTGGACTATCAACAAAAAG ATAGGAACAGTATCAAAGGACCAAATCAAGTTGCTCAGAGAGGCTGTACATGAT TACGCGGAGAAGAATTCGAGGCCTGTGCAACCACTGAACAGAAGAGAGATCCACCTCTACCAACCAAATGAAGAAGCAACACCAAAttaa